The proteins below are encoded in one region of Apium graveolens cultivar Ventura chromosome 4, ASM990537v1, whole genome shotgun sequence:
- the LOC141720907 gene encoding uncharacterized protein LOC141720907, whose protein sequence is MLAVKSTKHKEGSVKVGKTGEGQGKNQRSPKNKDGEHSVPKPSHTTVSQQMVVFNKDKSSILVSSSQKDVTIKTSSQLGAQNKRGRDTSSPQTYTRKKKTKTLGDAQGTHTVQTGAKDPFTAPSQSQIDVAPTNVESQPKSVQIETPQTPNSPTHSLDVDIIHTSQPYSPSLSLLEKPKIHASEHHLVDDLLAHLPFLSETVETYVPKISSICTESTIVSTPHSFIYTHSMDIVYSSSSDCIPMDVPNSSHSSDSEITNPMDISHPSGVFAQLQSSTIVTSADDLVIVQSLLGLREGSDLSESLGCSQEKGEEKSDPIQSISSRLAKVSVRSATLDGEGEGVRVGSQGETLMQEKRENERNAGTGDIRVDVIVSELMNVQDADMERLSQQTQAVINSTSLDAETFTHPVPAYQLLAGQGNDNAKRMLNLVHTTQFIQRAKDAITALPLTTGDVDNETGGSEEFFGGEGGDSEEERL, encoded by the coding sequence ATGCTAGctgtaaaatccactaaacacaaagaggggagtgtgaaggtgggaaagacaggtgagggacagggtaaaaatcaaagaagccctaagaataaggatggtgagcatagtgtacccaaaccaagccacaccacagtttcccaacaaatgGTGGTTTTtaataaggacaaaagctcaattctagtttcatcctcccaaaaggatgtaactattaaaACAAGCTCGCAACTAGGAGCACAAAataaaaggggtagggacacaagttcaccacaaacttacacaagaaagaagaaaactaaaacccttggggatgcacagggtacacacacagtgcaaactggagctaaagacccattcactgcaccatctcaaagtcaaattgatgtggctccaacaaatgtggagtcacagccaaaatctgtacaaattgaaacacctcaaacaccaaattctcccacacactctttggatgttgacattaTTCATACATctcaaccatattctccatctttatctctgttggagaagccaaaaatccatgcaagtgagcatcatctagtagatgatttgttggctcacttgccatttctttcggagactgttgagacatatgtgccaaaaatttcatcaatctgcacagagtctacaatagtctccactccacactcattcatttatactcactcgatggatattgtttattcgtcgagtagtgattgtatcccgatggatgtgcctaacagcagtcattcGTCGGATAGTGaaattactaacccgatggatatttctcatcccTCGGGTGTCTTTGCACAACttcaaagttcaactatagttacaagtgcagatgacttagtaattgtgcaatcactattaggattgagggaaggtagtgacttgagtgagagtctgggttgctcccaggaaaaaggagaggaaaagagtgatccaatacagtccatttcttcaagactggcaaaagtgagtgtgaggagtgccaccttagatggtgaaggtgagggtgtgagggtggggagccaaggtgagaccttgatgcaagaaaagagagaaaatgagagaaatgcaggtactggagatataagggtggatgtcattgtaagtgagttaatgaatgtacaggatgcagacatggagagactatctcagcaaactcaagctgttataaattctacctccttggatgctgagacatttactcaccctgttccagcatatcaacttctagctggacagggtaATGATAATGCAAaaagaatgctcaatttggtgcataccacacagttcatacaaagagctaaggatgccatcacagctttgcccttaACAACTGGTGATGTTGAtaatgagactggtggttcagaagaattctttggaggtgagggtggagatagtgaagaagagcgATTGTAg